A part of Astyanax mexicanus isolate ESR-SI-001 chromosome 2, AstMex3_surface, whole genome shotgun sequence genomic DNA contains:
- the cnot2 gene encoding CCR4-NOT transcription complex subunit 2 isoform X1, translated as MALHGLVTNGMFSATRKKFEGVESDYPDESMYYGQPSMFPHRTEKDMLASPSPSSSGQLSQLGASLYGPQSALGFSIRGMNNNNPQLNRSLTQGTQLPSHNTPTTGVPTMSLHTPPSPNRGILPMNTRNIMNHSQVGQGMSMSGRTNSMGSSGLGSPNRSSPSIICMPKQQPARQQPFTINSMSGFGMGRSQGFGMNSLSNNIFNGTDGSENVTGLDLSDFPALADRSRREGNGNPTPLHNPLTGRAPYVGMVTKPSTEQSQDFSIHNEDFPALPGPNYKDPTLSTDESKSNLNSSTKSSSSADGPKFPGDKTSAQNNNQQKKGIQVLPDGKVTNIPSGMVTDQFGMIGLLAFIRAAETDPGMVHLALGSDLTTLGLNLNSPENLYPKFASPWASAPCRPQDIDFHVPSEYLTNIHIRDKLAAIKLARYGEDLLFYLYYMNGGDLLQLLAAVELFNRDWRYHKEERVWITRAPGMEPTLKTNTYERGTYYFFDCLNWRKVAKEFHLEYDKLEERPHVPTTFNYNPAQQAF; from the exons ATGGCTTTACACGGACTC GTGACGAACGGAATGTTCAGTGCTACAAGAAAGAAGTTTGAGGGGGTCGAAAGCGACTACCCAGATGAGAGCATGTACTATGGTCAGCCTTCGATGTTTCCTCATCGAACAGAGAAAGAT ATGCTGGCATCTCCCTCACCATCGTCGTCAGGTCAATTGTCGCAGCTTGGTGCAAGTTTGTATGGTCCACAAA GTGCACTAGGCTTCTCAATAAGGGGCATGAACAACAACAACCCTCAGTTAAACCGGAGTTTAACACAAGGTACTCAGTTACCGAGCCATAACACCCCAACAACGGGCGTCCCAACGATGTCCCTCCATACCCCACCTTCGCCGAACAG GGGAATTCTTCCCATGAATACCAGGAACATTATGAATCACTCGCAGGTGGGTCAGGGCATGAGCATGAGTGGCAGGACCAACAGTATGGGCAGTTCGGGCCTTGGCAGCCCCAACCGCAGCTCTCCCAGCATCATCTGCATGCCAAAGCAGCAACCAGCACGACAGCAACCTTTCACCATCAACAG TATGTCAGGTTTTGGAATGGGGCGAAGTCAAGGGTTTGGTATGAACTCTTTATCGAACAACATCTTCAATGGGACAG acGGAAGTGAAAACGTGACTGGACTGGACCTCTCGGACTTCCCAGCGTTAGCAGACAGAAGTCGGAGGGAAGGAAATGGCAACCCAACACCGTTGCATAATCCCCTGACTGGAAGGGCTCCCTATG TTGGGATGGTCACAAAGCCATCGACTGAGCAGTCGCAAGATTTCTCGATTCACAACGAAGACTTTCCTGCACTGCCGGGGCCTAACTACAAGGATCCAACGCTGAGCACGGACGAAAGCAAATCA AACTTGAACTCATCAACCAAGAGCAGCTCCAGTGCAGATGGCCCCAAGTTCCCAGGTGATAAAACATCAGCACAGAACAACAACCAGCAGAAGAAGGGGATCCAGGTCTTGCCTGATG GCAAAGTTACAAACATTCCTTCAGGAATGGTGACGGACCAGTTTGGAATGATTGGGCTCCTAGCTTTCATCCGAGCAGCTGAGACAGATCCCGGCATGGTTCATCTGGCATTGGGAAGCGACCTGACTACACTGGGACTCAATCTCAATTCTCCCGA GAATCTGTATCCTAAGTTTGCATCTCCGTGGGCTTCTGCACCATGTCGACCACAGGATATTG ACTTCCATGTTCCCTCTGAGTACCTAACCAACATTCATATAAGGGACAAG CTGGCTGCAATAAAACTGGCACGTTATGGAGAGGACTTGCTGTTCTACCTCTACTACATGAATGGAGGAGATCTCTTACAGCTTCTGGCTGCTGTGGAACT CTTCAACCGAGACTGGAGGTACCATAAGGAGGAGAGGGTGTGGATTACACGAGCACCTGGCATGGAACCCACCCTGAAGACCAACACCTATGAGAGAGGGACATACTACTTCTTTGATTGTCTTAACTGGAGGAAGGTAGCTAAG GAGTTTCACCTTGAATATGACAAGCTTGAGGAGCGGCCTCATGTGCCAACCACCTTCAACTACAACCCGGCCCAGCAGGCCTTCTGA
- the cnot2 gene encoding CCR4-NOT transcription complex subunit 2 isoform X2 encodes MFSATRKKFEGVESDYPDESMYYGQPSMFPHRTEKDMLASPSPSSSGQLSQLGASLYGPQSALGFSIRGMNNNNPQLNRSLTQGTQLPSHNTPTTGVPTMSLHTPPSPNRGILPMNTRNIMNHSQVGQGMSMSGRTNSMGSSGLGSPNRSSPSIICMPKQQPARQQPFTINSMSGFGMGRSQGFGMNSLSNNIFNGTDGSENVTGLDLSDFPALADRSRREGNGNPTPLHNPLTGRAPYVGMVTKPSTEQSQDFSIHNEDFPALPGPNYKDPTLSTDESKSNLNSSTKSSSSADGPKFPGDKTSAQNNNQQKKGIQVLPDGKVTNIPSGMVTDQFGMIGLLAFIRAAETDPGMVHLALGSDLTTLGLNLNSPENLYPKFASPWASAPCRPQDIDFHVPSEYLTNIHIRDKLAAIKLARYGEDLLFYLYYMNGGDLLQLLAAVELFNRDWRYHKEERVWITRAPGMEPTLKTNTYERGTYYFFDCLNWRKVAKEFHLEYDKLEERPHVPTTFNYNPAQQAF; translated from the exons ATGTTCAGTGCTACAAGAAAGAAGTTTGAGGGGGTCGAAAGCGACTACCCAGATGAGAGCATGTACTATGGTCAGCCTTCGATGTTTCCTCATCGAACAGAGAAAGAT ATGCTGGCATCTCCCTCACCATCGTCGTCAGGTCAATTGTCGCAGCTTGGTGCAAGTTTGTATGGTCCACAAA GTGCACTAGGCTTCTCAATAAGGGGCATGAACAACAACAACCCTCAGTTAAACCGGAGTTTAACACAAGGTACTCAGTTACCGAGCCATAACACCCCAACAACGGGCGTCCCAACGATGTCCCTCCATACCCCACCTTCGCCGAACAG GGGAATTCTTCCCATGAATACCAGGAACATTATGAATCACTCGCAGGTGGGTCAGGGCATGAGCATGAGTGGCAGGACCAACAGTATGGGCAGTTCGGGCCTTGGCAGCCCCAACCGCAGCTCTCCCAGCATCATCTGCATGCCAAAGCAGCAACCAGCACGACAGCAACCTTTCACCATCAACAG TATGTCAGGTTTTGGAATGGGGCGAAGTCAAGGGTTTGGTATGAACTCTTTATCGAACAACATCTTCAATGGGACAG acGGAAGTGAAAACGTGACTGGACTGGACCTCTCGGACTTCCCAGCGTTAGCAGACAGAAGTCGGAGGGAAGGAAATGGCAACCCAACACCGTTGCATAATCCCCTGACTGGAAGGGCTCCCTATG TTGGGATGGTCACAAAGCCATCGACTGAGCAGTCGCAAGATTTCTCGATTCACAACGAAGACTTTCCTGCACTGCCGGGGCCTAACTACAAGGATCCAACGCTGAGCACGGACGAAAGCAAATCA AACTTGAACTCATCAACCAAGAGCAGCTCCAGTGCAGATGGCCCCAAGTTCCCAGGTGATAAAACATCAGCACAGAACAACAACCAGCAGAAGAAGGGGATCCAGGTCTTGCCTGATG GCAAAGTTACAAACATTCCTTCAGGAATGGTGACGGACCAGTTTGGAATGATTGGGCTCCTAGCTTTCATCCGAGCAGCTGAGACAGATCCCGGCATGGTTCATCTGGCATTGGGAAGCGACCTGACTACACTGGGACTCAATCTCAATTCTCCCGA GAATCTGTATCCTAAGTTTGCATCTCCGTGGGCTTCTGCACCATGTCGACCACAGGATATTG ACTTCCATGTTCCCTCTGAGTACCTAACCAACATTCATATAAGGGACAAG CTGGCTGCAATAAAACTGGCACGTTATGGAGAGGACTTGCTGTTCTACCTCTACTACATGAATGGAGGAGATCTCTTACAGCTTCTGGCTGCTGTGGAACT CTTCAACCGAGACTGGAGGTACCATAAGGAGGAGAGGGTGTGGATTACACGAGCACCTGGCATGGAACCCACCCTGAAGACCAACACCTATGAGAGAGGGACATACTACTTCTTTGATTGTCTTAACTGGAGGAAGGTAGCTAAG GAGTTTCACCTTGAATATGACAAGCTTGAGGAGCGGCCTCATGTGCCAACCACCTTCAACTACAACCCGGCCCAGCAGGCCTTCTGA